A window of the Microbacterium sp. LWH13-1.2 genome harbors these coding sequences:
- a CDS encoding MFS transporter: MSTTTAPANPRSRVITASLVGTTIEFYDFYAYATAAVLVFPVLFFPTGNDTTSLLSSFAVFGAAMVARPIGAVVFGHFGDKFGRKATLVASLLTMGIATFIIGLLPTFQQIGWWAALLLLIMRLAQGFALGGEWSGAALVATENAPAGKRAWYGTFPQLGAPLGFIIANFLFLGINWLLPHAENPALKSEAFLSWGWRIPFLFSAVMVIIGLWVRLKLVESDTFKKAEEKGAIRKLPLATVFRHHWKQLILGTFIMLATYVLFYLMTNFTLAYGTKPATLETASAAAQAAAEATGKDFDASAFAAQFYPGLGFGYTDFVLMQIVGVVFFGIFTLLSGPIADSIGRRKLLLWVTGLIIVFGFTFNAFLLPAMDPKFTGALAQAFLVFGFMLMGATFGPMGALLPELFPTNVRYTGSAISYNVSSILGAAVAPLIALWLWELGDGAPWLVGLYLSAMGVLTFVALLLSKETKDNDYDEDLGVAAAVEL, translated from the coding sequence ATGAGTACGACCACAGCGCCCGCGAATCCGCGCTCGCGCGTCATCACGGCGAGCCTCGTCGGCACAACGATCGAGTTCTACGACTTCTACGCCTATGCGACAGCGGCCGTGCTCGTATTCCCGGTGCTCTTCTTCCCCACGGGCAACGACACCACCTCGCTGCTGTCGTCGTTCGCGGTGTTCGGTGCGGCGATGGTCGCCCGCCCGATCGGCGCGGTGGTCTTCGGTCACTTCGGCGACAAGTTCGGTCGCAAGGCCACGCTCGTCGCCTCTCTGCTCACGATGGGCATCGCGACGTTCATCATCGGGCTTCTGCCCACGTTCCAGCAGATCGGCTGGTGGGCCGCTCTGCTGCTGCTGATCATGCGTCTGGCGCAGGGCTTCGCGCTCGGTGGAGAGTGGTCGGGTGCAGCTCTCGTCGCGACCGAGAACGCTCCGGCGGGCAAGCGCGCCTGGTACGGCACGTTCCCGCAGCTCGGCGCACCGCTGGGCTTCATCATCGCCAACTTCCTCTTCCTCGGAATCAACTGGCTGCTGCCGCACGCCGAGAACCCGGCCCTCAAGTCCGAGGCGTTCCTGTCGTGGGGCTGGCGCATCCCGTTCCTGTTCTCCGCGGTGATGGTCATCATCGGCCTGTGGGTGCGTCTGAAGCTCGTCGAGTCCGACACGTTCAAGAAGGCGGAGGAGAAGGGCGCGATCCGCAAGCTGCCGCTGGCGACAGTCTTCCGTCATCACTGGAAGCAGCTGATCCTCGGCACGTTCATCATGCTGGCGACGTACGTCCTCTTCTACCTCATGACGAACTTCACCCTGGCGTACGGTACGAAGCCGGCCACGCTCGAGACCGCATCCGCTGCCGCACAGGCGGCCGCGGAGGCGACGGGCAAGGACTTCGACGCGTCAGCCTTCGCCGCCCAGTTCTATCCGGGGCTGGGCTTCGGCTACACGGACTTCGTTCTCATGCAGATCGTAGGCGTCGTGTTCTTCGGCATCTTCACCCTGCTCTCCGGTCCGATCGCCGACTCGATCGGTCGTCGCAAGCTGCTGCTGTGGGTCACCGGGCTCATCATCGTGTTCGGCTTCACGTTCAACGCCTTCCTGCTCCCGGCGATGGACCCGAAGTTCACCGGTGCGCTGGCACAGGCATTCCTCGTGTTCGGCTTCATGCTCATGGGCGCGACGTTCGGCCCGATGGGCGCGCTGCTTCCGGAGCTCTTCCCGACGAACGTCCGATACACGGGATCCGCGATCTCGTACAACGTGTCGTCGATCCTCGGCGCCGCCGTGGCCCCGCTCATCGCCCTCTGGCTCTGGGAGCTCGGCGACGGCGCTCCCTGGCTCGTCGGCCTGTATCTGTCGGCGATGGGAGTGCTGACGTTCGTCGCACTGCTGCTGTCGAAGGAGACCAAAGACAACGACTACGACGAAGACCTCGGCGTCGCGGCGGCCGTCGAACTCTGA
- a CDS encoding metallophosphoesterase: protein MTTRLLLIADTHVPKRAKRLPDAVLRAVDDADIVIHAGDWVDLATLDLLETRSRVLHGVYGNNDGPELRERLPEIARFTVEQVEVAVVHETGQRQKREERMDVAFPDVDLLVFGHSHIPWDTVAPSGLRLVNPGSPTDRRRQPFCTMMGVTIDERRIDATLVPLV from the coding sequence GTGACGACCAGACTGCTGCTGATCGCCGACACCCACGTTCCGAAGCGGGCCAAGCGGCTCCCCGACGCGGTGCTGCGGGCGGTCGACGACGCCGACATCGTGATCCACGCGGGGGACTGGGTCGACCTCGCGACGCTGGATCTGCTCGAAACCCGCTCGCGGGTCCTGCATGGCGTCTACGGCAACAACGACGGCCCCGAGCTGCGCGAGCGCCTGCCCGAGATCGCTCGCTTCACCGTCGAACAGGTCGAGGTGGCGGTGGTGCACGAGACCGGCCAGCGGCAGAAGCGCGAGGAGCGGATGGATGTCGCGTTCCCCGACGTGGATCTGCTCGTGTTCGGGCACTCGCACATCCCCTGGGACACCGTCGCCCCTTCCGGGCTGCGCCTGGTGAATCCCGGGTCTCCGACCGATCGGCGCCGTCAGCCGTTCTGCACGATGATGGGGGTCACGATCGACGAGCGACGGATCGATGCCACCCTGGTGCCGCTCGTATGA
- a CDS encoding GAF domain-containing protein has product MSATPRGSDDAEVPSAYRAPMRSRDDDVSDGPAVERALKLGVCGMGGRLDEAPHSIADALAAVDAVHGERMARRLERFASVTEGVFVWTRDADGLLWLGRITGPWRYDASADARDVDLVHVRACDWLDRPVEAAAVPPGVHEAFSRGGRNWQSITRADAARLTAAVWKSRRSRQ; this is encoded by the coding sequence ATGAGCGCCACACCTCGCGGAAGCGACGACGCAGAGGTGCCCTCGGCATACCGCGCTCCGATGCGCTCGCGCGACGACGACGTGAGCGACGGCCCGGCTGTCGAGCGGGCACTGAAGCTCGGCGTGTGCGGAATGGGCGGCAGGCTCGACGAGGCACCGCACTCGATCGCCGATGCGCTCGCCGCGGTGGATGCGGTGCACGGAGAACGGATGGCACGCCGACTCGAGCGGTTCGCGTCGGTCACCGAGGGCGTGTTCGTCTGGACGCGCGACGCCGATGGCCTCCTGTGGCTGGGACGGATCACCGGGCCGTGGCGCTACGACGCCTCGGCCGACGCCCGGGATGTCGACCTCGTGCACGTGCGCGCGTGCGACTGGCTCGATCGTCCGGTCGAGGCGGCCGCGGTGCCTCCCGGCGTGCACGAGGCCTTCTCACGCGGCGGTCGCAACTGGCAGAGCATCACCCGAGCCGACGCCGCTCGTCTCACGGCAGCCGTCTGGAAGTCCCGACGCAGCCGGCAGTGA
- a CDS encoding HNH endonuclease, producing the protein MPRRRFSTPTPAARARYAKRRQGRVARADNDLTVEQWASLREAWGGCAYCGAGDIALQRDCVMPISRGGRYTVENVVPACGSCNASKRNDEVTSWMRRKRLDERAFLTRYDAILRDLRQAD; encoded by the coding sequence GTGCCGCGCAGAAGGTTCTCCACCCCCACGCCCGCTGCGCGCGCCCGTTATGCGAAGCGACGTCAGGGCCGCGTGGCGCGGGCGGACAACGACCTCACCGTCGAGCAGTGGGCTTCGCTGCGAGAGGCCTGGGGAGGATGCGCGTATTGCGGAGCGGGCGACATCGCACTGCAACGCGATTGCGTGATGCCGATCTCGCGAGGCGGGCGATACACCGTCGAGAACGTCGTTCCTGCATGCGGGTCGTGCAACGCGAGCAAGCGCAACGACGAGGTCACGTCGTGGATGAGACGCAAGCGACTCGACGAACGGGCGTTCCTCACCCGATACGACGCGATCCTCCGCGACCTGCGCCAGGCCGACTGA
- a CDS encoding beta-galactosidase family protein has product MTSFSIGETDFLRAGIPHRVIAGAIHYFRVHPDQWQDRIRKARLMGLNTIETYVAWNAHEPRRGEWDAAGWNDLGRFLDLIQAEGMDAIVRPGPYICAEWHNGGLPNWLTAGERELRSSEPTYLAEVSEYLRRVYEIVAPRQIDRGGPVVLVQIENEYGAYGSDKAYLEALVALTREAGITVPLTTVDQPTDQMLADGSLPELHKTGSFGSRSAERLATLRSHQPTGPLMCSEFWDGWFDWWGGVHHTTDVAAAAADLDELLAAGASVNIYMFHGGTNFGLTNGANHKGRYLPIVTSYDYDAPLDEAGNPTAKFFAFRDVIAKYAPVPDELPAAADPAPAFSVPLSAAGAWTDAAASAPSSSQPVTFDQLEHLSALVRYDVSLPEGRGGQLVLEEVRDLAWVSVDGQPVGTLSRTRHDRSLRIPSGRTLSILVEEQGRVNYDHRLGEQKGLIGTPVLDGVSLTGWHSTPLDVAALAAEIGSRAAESSVAATTGPSAWVADFDLDSPADLFLDTASWSKGYAFVNGFFLGRYWRNGPQRTLFVPAPATLAGANRLVVLELEHLLDPTADFVSALALGDAEE; this is encoded by the coding sequence GTGACCTCCTTCTCCATCGGCGAGACAGACTTCCTCCGCGCCGGAATCCCCCACCGGGTGATCGCCGGCGCCATCCACTACTTCCGGGTGCACCCCGACCAGTGGCAGGACCGCATCCGCAAGGCCCGCCTGATGGGGCTCAACACGATCGAGACGTACGTCGCCTGGAACGCTCACGAACCCCGCAGGGGCGAGTGGGATGCCGCGGGGTGGAACGACCTGGGGCGCTTCCTCGACCTGATCCAGGCCGAGGGCATGGACGCGATCGTCCGCCCAGGCCCCTACATCTGCGCCGAATGGCACAACGGCGGTCTGCCGAACTGGCTCACCGCGGGCGAGCGCGAGCTGCGCTCGTCCGAGCCCACCTACCTCGCCGAGGTGAGCGAGTACCTCCGTCGGGTCTACGAGATCGTCGCTCCGCGGCAGATCGACCGCGGCGGCCCGGTCGTGCTCGTGCAGATCGAGAACGAATACGGCGCGTACGGCTCCGACAAGGCCTACCTCGAGGCCCTCGTCGCACTGACGCGTGAGGCAGGGATCACCGTCCCGCTCACCACCGTCGACCAGCCCACCGACCAGATGCTTGCAGACGGCAGCCTTCCCGAGCTGCACAAGACCGGTTCGTTCGGCTCACGCAGCGCCGAGCGCCTCGCGACGCTGCGCAGCCACCAGCCCACGGGTCCGCTGATGTGCTCGGAGTTCTGGGACGGATGGTTCGACTGGTGGGGCGGCGTGCATCACACGACAGACGTCGCAGCGGCCGCCGCCGACCTCGATGAGCTGCTTGCCGCCGGTGCCTCGGTCAACATCTACATGTTCCACGGCGGCACGAACTTCGGACTCACGAACGGAGCCAACCACAAGGGCCGCTACCTGCCGATCGTCACGTCGTACGACTACGACGCGCCTCTGGACGAAGCCGGGAACCCGACCGCGAAGTTCTTCGCATTCCGCGACGTCATCGCGAAGTACGCGCCCGTGCCGGATGAGCTTCCGGCCGCGGCCGACCCCGCGCCGGCCTTCTCGGTGCCATTGAGTGCGGCGGGTGCATGGACGGATGCTGCGGCGAGCGCTCCCTCATCATCACAGCCCGTCACGTTCGACCAGTTGGAGCACCTGAGCGCCCTGGTCCGCTACGACGTCTCCCTGCCCGAGGGCCGGGGCGGGCAGCTCGTTCTCGAAGAGGTTCGCGACCTCGCCTGGGTGAGCGTCGACGGTCAGCCCGTCGGCACGCTCTCGCGCACCCGTCATGACCGTTCTCTGCGCATCCCGTCGGGGCGTACGCTCAGCATCCTGGTCGAAGAGCAGGGCCGTGTGAACTACGACCACCGGCTCGGCGAGCAGAAGGGCCTCATCGGCACTCCTGTGCTCGACGGTGTTTCGCTGACCGGCTGGCACTCGACACCGCTCGACGTCGCGGCCCTGGCTGCGGAGATCGGTTCGCGCGCCGCGGAGTCGTCGGTCGCGGCGACGACTGGTCCGTCGGCGTGGGTCGCGGACTTCGACCTCGACTCCCCCGCAGACCTCTTCCTCGACACCGCGTCCTGGAGCAAGGGCTACGCGTTCGTCAACGGGTTCTTCCTCGGGCGTTACTGGCGAAACGGCCCGCAGCGCACCCTCTTCGTGCCCGCCCCCGCGACCCTCGCCGGGGCGAACAGGCTCGTTGTGCTCGAGCTCGAGCACCTGCTCGACCCGACCGCCGACTTCGTCTCGGCGCTCGCTCTCGGCGACGCCGAGGAATAG
- a CDS encoding sugar ABC transporter substrate-binding protein: MKHLPSPAARRTLAVLAAGTVAALALAGCSTGDAGSGSAAGDGSFDSVEAALEKGGEITYWSWTPSAEAQVEAFEKEYPNVKVNVVNAGTNNEEYTKLQNAIKAGSGAPDVVQIEYYAFPQFALTDAFVDLSQYGFADFEDDYTASTWNSVTDGDAIYGLPQDSGPMALFYNKAVFDAAGVAVPTTWDEYYEAAKAIHTANPDAYITNDTGDAGFATSMIWQAGGKPFATSGTDVTIDLQDDGSKKWTENWNRLVEEDLLAPYGSWSDEWFRALGDGSLATLVIGAWMPGNLITGAPDGAGDWRVAPMPTYDGTPATAENGGGGQAVTTQSKNPELAAGFLWWLNNSEDSISTFLESGGFPSTTAELSSEEFLADAPEYFGGQKINEVLAAAADDVVEGWSYLPYQVYGNSIFGDTVGQSYQNGTDLNEGLVTWQDALVEYGNSQGFAVNK; encoded by the coding sequence ATGAAGCACCTTCCCTCACCCGCCGCACGGCGCACCCTCGCGGTGCTCGCGGCCGGAACCGTGGCAGCGCTGGCGCTGGCCGGTTGCAGCACCGGCGACGCAGGCTCAGGCTCGGCCGCCGGCGACGGCTCGTTCGACTCGGTCGAAGCGGCTCTCGAGAAGGGCGGCGAGATCACGTACTGGTCGTGGACGCCCTCTGCCGAGGCTCAGGTCGAGGCGTTCGAGAAGGAGTACCCGAATGTGAAGGTGAACGTGGTCAACGCGGGCACCAACAACGAGGAGTACACCAAGCTGCAGAACGCGATCAAGGCAGGCTCGGGTGCCCCCGACGTCGTGCAGATCGAGTACTACGCCTTCCCCCAGTTCGCGCTCACCGACGCGTTCGTCGACCTCTCGCAGTACGGCTTCGCCGACTTCGAGGACGACTACACCGCCTCGACGTGGAACTCCGTCACCGACGGCGACGCGATCTACGGCCTGCCGCAGGACTCGGGCCCCATGGCCCTCTTCTACAACAAGGCTGTCTTCGACGCCGCCGGTGTCGCCGTGCCGACCACGTGGGACGAGTACTACGAGGCCGCCAAGGCGATCCACACTGCGAACCCCGACGCCTACATCACCAACGACACCGGCGACGCGGGTTTCGCGACGTCGATGATCTGGCAGGCGGGCGGCAAGCCGTTCGCCACCTCGGGCACCGACGTCACGATCGACCTGCAGGACGACGGCTCCAAGAAGTGGACCGAGAACTGGAACCGCCTCGTCGAGGAAGACCTGCTCGCCCCGTACGGCAGCTGGAGCGACGAGTGGTTCCGCGCCCTCGGCGACGGCAGCCTCGCGACGCTCGTGATCGGCGCCTGGATGCCCGGAAACCTGATCACCGGAGCGCCCGACGGAGCCGGTGACTGGCGCGTCGCCCCGATGCCGACCTACGACGGCACCCCGGCGACCGCCGAGAACGGCGGCGGCGGCCAGGCCGTCACGACGCAGAGCAAGAACCCGGAACTCGCTGCCGGATTCCTGTGGTGGCTGAACAACTCGGAGGACAGCATCTCGACCTTCCTCGAGTCGGGCGGCTTCCCGTCGACCACCGCCGAGCTCTCGAGCGAGGAGTTCCTCGCCGATGCACCCGAGTACTTCGGCGGCCAGAAGATCAACGAGGTCCTCGCCGCTGCGGCCGACGACGTCGTCGAAGGCTGGAGCTACCTGCCCTACCAGGTCTACGGCAACAGCATCTTCGGTGACACCGTGGGCCAGTCGTACCAGAACGGCACCGACCTGAACGAGGGGCTGGTGACCTGGCAGGACGCGCTGGTCGAGTACGGCAACTCGCAGGGCTTCGCCGTCAACAAGTAA
- a CDS encoding carbohydrate ABC transporter permease → MALPLARPSQKRHDLLNPRKSKTLLIVMVAYALYTLVPLVWLLFSSTKTQAGLFSSFGLWFSDDFAFFDNLVETFSYQDGIFLRWLGNTLLYVVVGAGGATLLATMAGYGLAKYRFPGRRAVFAVVLGAVAVPGTALAVPTFLLFSELGLTNTPWAVIIPSLISPFGLYLIWVFASDSVPTELLEAARIDGAGEFRTFFTISMRLLAPGIVTVTLFTVVATWNNYFLPLIMLSDPDWYPLTVGLNQWSNQAIGAGSQPIYNLVIMGSLLTIIPIVIAFLLLQRFWQSGLTAGSVKQ, encoded by the coding sequence ATGGCACTCCCCCTCGCTCGCCCGTCCCAGAAGCGCCACGATCTGCTGAATCCGCGCAAGTCCAAGACTCTGCTCATCGTGATGGTCGCGTATGCGCTGTACACGCTCGTGCCGCTCGTCTGGCTGCTGTTCAGCTCGACGAAGACCCAGGCGGGCCTGTTCAGCTCGTTCGGTCTGTGGTTCTCCGACGACTTCGCGTTCTTCGACAACCTCGTCGAGACCTTCTCGTACCAGGACGGCATCTTCCTGCGCTGGCTCGGCAACACGCTGCTGTACGTGGTCGTCGGAGCCGGCGGCGCGACCCTGCTCGCGACCATGGCCGGCTACGGACTCGCGAAGTACCGCTTCCCCGGCCGCCGCGCGGTGTTCGCCGTCGTGCTCGGAGCGGTCGCCGTCCCGGGCACCGCTCTCGCCGTGCCGACCTTCCTGCTGTTCAGCGAGTTGGGACTCACCAACACCCCGTGGGCTGTCATCATCCCCTCGCTCATCAGCCCGTTCGGCCTGTACCTGATCTGGGTCTTCGCCTCGGATTCGGTGCCGACCGAGCTGCTCGAGGCCGCGCGCATCGACGGCGCCGGCGAGTTCCGCACCTTCTTCACGATCTCGATGCGACTGCTCGCACCCGGAATCGTGACGGTCACCCTCTTCACCGTGGTGGCGACCTGGAACAACTACTTCCTGCCGCTGATCATGCTGTCCGACCCCGACTGGTACCCGCTCACCGTCGGCCTCAACCAGTGGAGCAACCAGGCGATCGGCGCAGGGTCTCAGCCGATCTACAACCTCGTGATCATGGGCTCGCTCCTCACCATCATCCCGATCGTCATCGCTTTCCTGCTGCTGCAGAGGTTCTGGCAGTCAGGTCTCACCGCCGGAAGCGTCAAGCAGTAG
- a CDS encoding sugar ABC transporter permease, with protein MTTQDSAILAGNGIRRREKRDWKGWAFVGPFMVVFALVFLTPLAYALYLSFFQEKLIGGTAFVGIDNYVRALTDPQFWEAFGRVVLFLVVQVPIMLVLALAAALALDSARLRGASFFRILIFLPYAVPAVVAVLMWGYIYGDQFGLTSNLNDFLGSDLITPFAREWILVSIGNIVTWQFVGYNMLIFYSSLKTIPTDMYEAASLDGAGAWRTIFSIKIPNVRGALVIATIFSIIGSFQLFNEPNILRPLAPNVITTYFTPNMYAYNLSFAGQQFNYAATIAIIMGVITAVIAYVVQLRGSKSEVR; from the coding sequence ATGACGACTCAAGATTCCGCAATCCTTGCGGGCAACGGCATCCGCCGGCGCGAGAAGCGCGACTGGAAGGGCTGGGCCTTCGTCGGCCCGTTCATGGTCGTGTTCGCGCTGGTGTTCCTGACACCTCTCGCCTATGCGCTGTACCTCAGCTTCTTCCAGGAGAAGCTGATCGGCGGCACCGCGTTCGTGGGAATCGACAACTACGTGCGCGCGCTCACCGACCCCCAGTTCTGGGAGGCGTTCGGCCGCGTCGTCCTGTTCCTCGTGGTGCAGGTGCCGATCATGCTCGTCCTCGCCCTCGCGGCAGCGCTCGCCCTCGACAGCGCACGGCTGCGCGGAGCATCCTTCTTCCGCATCCTGATCTTCCTGCCGTATGCGGTGCCGGCTGTCGTCGCCGTGCTCATGTGGGGATACATCTACGGCGACCAGTTCGGTCTGACGTCGAACCTCAACGACTTCCTCGGCAGCGACCTGATCACCCCGTTCGCTCGCGAATGGATCCTCGTCTCGATCGGAAACATCGTGACGTGGCAGTTCGTCGGCTACAACATGCTGATCTTCTACTCCTCGCTGAAGACGATCCCGACGGACATGTACGAGGCGGCTTCCCTCGACGGCGCCGGGGCGTGGCGCACGATCTTCTCGATCAAGATCCCCAACGTCCGCGGTGCCCTCGTGATCGCGACGATCTTCTCGATCATCGGCAGCTTCCAGCTCTTCAACGAACCCAACATCCTGCGACCTCTGGCACCGAACGTGATCACGACGTACTTCACACCCAACATGTACGCGTACAACCTCTCGTTCGCCGGACAGCAGTTCAACTACGCCGCGACGATCGCCATCATCATGGGCGTCATCACCGCAGTGATCGCCTACGTCGTGCAGCTGCGCGGCTCGAAGTCGGAGGTGCGCTGA
- a CDS encoding LacI family DNA-binding transcriptional regulator: MTSEQSAEPPQRRRDPSMEDVAREAGVSGQTVSRVVNARGYVGAATRVRVEDAMQRLGYRPNSAARALRSGRFRAIGVIMFSFSSYGNQRTLDAIAVRASQMGYALTLIPVESSARDTVAGAFRRLEEHAVDGIIIVIEAHQLDEAEVEIPDGLPVVLVDSNRGDTHPFVDTDQAQGARLATEHLLDLGHSTVWHIAGPAKSYSAERRRESWRRTLESRGVTAPEPLQGDWSAESGYRAGLRLRDDDTVTAVFAANDQMAIGVVRAFREAGRDIPTDVSVVGFDGLPDAAQLWPPLTTVQQHPEKVGALAVDALLAELDGGERTQTPLVGTELVVRASTASPRI, encoded by the coding sequence GTGACCTCGGAGCAGTCGGCAGAGCCGCCGCAGCGGCGGAGAGACCCGTCGATGGAAGACGTGGCGCGTGAGGCCGGTGTCTCCGGGCAGACCGTCTCCCGCGTCGTGAACGCCCGAGGGTATGTCGGAGCTGCGACCAGAGTGCGCGTCGAAGACGCCATGCAGCGGCTCGGCTACCGGCCGAACAGCGCCGCCAGGGCCCTTCGCTCCGGTCGATTCCGGGCGATCGGCGTCATCATGTTCTCGTTCAGCTCCTACGGGAATCAGCGCACTCTCGACGCGATCGCCGTCCGCGCCTCGCAGATGGGGTACGCGCTGACGCTGATCCCGGTCGAGTCGAGTGCGCGCGACACCGTGGCGGGAGCCTTCCGCCGTCTCGAGGAGCACGCGGTCGACGGCATCATCATCGTGATCGAGGCTCACCAGCTCGATGAGGCCGAGGTCGAGATCCCCGACGGACTGCCCGTCGTGCTGGTCGATTCGAACCGCGGAGACACGCATCCGTTCGTCGACACGGATCAGGCTCAGGGGGCCCGACTCGCGACCGAGCATCTGCTCGACCTCGGGCACAGTACCGTGTGGCACATCGCGGGCCCGGCGAAGTCGTACTCGGCGGAGCGTCGACGCGAGTCGTGGCGGCGGACGCTCGAGTCCCGTGGGGTCACCGCGCCCGAGCCGCTGCAGGGGGACTGGTCGGCCGAGTCCGGCTACCGGGCGGGGCTCCGACTCCGTGACGACGACACGGTCACGGCGGTCTTCGCAGCGAACGACCAGATGGCGATCGGCGTCGTGCGGGCGTTCCGCGAAGCGGGACGAGACATCCCGACCGACGTCAGCGTGGTCGGCTTCGACGGACTGCCGGATGCCGCGCAGCTCTGGCCTCCGCTCACCACCGTGCAGCAGCACCCCGAGAAGGTCGGCGCGCTGGCCGTCGACGCGCTGCTCGCCGAACTCGACGGGGGAGAGCGCACGCAGACTCCGCTCGTCGGCACCGAACTCGTGGTGCGCGCGAGCACGGCATCCCCTCGGATCTGA
- a CDS encoding MFS transporter, producing the protein MKKWNVVIVLGAAQFVMVLDGTVMNVSISTVVSDLDTSVTAMQAAITFYTLTMAAFMLLGAKLGDVWGRRRAFVIGSCVYAAGSLITALSPSVGFLFLGWSIIEGLGAVLVIPAIAALVADNYRGAERVTAFAVIGAVSGAAVAAGPLIGGAVTTYSSWRFVFVAEVVIMLGVVLCARIITDSTPRQSIRIDIGSVLLSSAGLVLIVFGMLQSKTWGWVVPLYTPEIAGVPIAPLGVSLTTWCIALGAALIALFISWQRRLIHDGRSPLMQPDLFSITTLRSGLSVLGAQYAVTAGLFFMVPVYLQMTLGYDALETGLKIFPLSVSLILFSIVGTALSRRWSPRRIVRVGQSTLVLSAVLLLGAVTEDLRGVLFAAGMFLAGSALGLLASQLGNVNMSSVSEKDTSEVGGLQGVFQNLGSSLGTALIGSLLIGALSTSFASGVAVSDLPSDVRETVSAATDRGVTVVPAADVAGIGEAAGLSDDDSSELADIYRESQLSSLRVSFVGLILISLLSILFSRGIPAGLPIRRKDGAEVTEEA; encoded by the coding sequence GTGAAGAAGTGGAACGTCGTCATCGTGCTCGGTGCCGCGCAGTTCGTCATGGTGCTCGACGGCACGGTCATGAATGTCTCGATCTCGACGGTCGTGAGCGATCTCGACACCTCCGTGACGGCGATGCAGGCGGCGATCACGTTCTACACCCTGACCATGGCGGCGTTCATGCTCCTCGGGGCGAAGCTCGGCGATGTGTGGGGTCGACGCCGCGCCTTCGTGATCGGTTCGTGCGTCTATGCCGCAGGCTCCCTCATCACGGCGCTGAGTCCGTCCGTGGGGTTCCTCTTCCTCGGGTGGTCGATCATCGAGGGGCTGGGTGCGGTGCTGGTGATCCCCGCGATCGCCGCCCTCGTCGCCGACAACTACCGAGGTGCCGAGCGCGTCACCGCCTTCGCCGTCATCGGCGCCGTGTCGGGTGCGGCGGTCGCGGCCGGTCCGCTCATCGGCGGGGCGGTGACCACGTACTCCAGCTGGCGGTTCGTCTTCGTCGCCGAGGTGGTGATCATGCTGGGCGTCGTCCTGTGTGCTCGCATCATCACCGACTCCACCCCGCGGCAGAGCATCCGCATCGACATCGGCAGCGTCCTGCTCTCGTCGGCCGGCCTCGTCCTGATCGTCTTCGGCATGCTGCAGAGCAAGACCTGGGGATGGGTGGTCCCCCTGTACACGCCAGAAATCGCGGGCGTCCCCATCGCGCCCCTCGGAGTCTCTCTGACGACCTGGTGCATCGCGCTCGGAGCCGCTCTGATCGCGCTCTTCATCAGCTGGCAGCGACGGCTGATACACGACGGCCGATCTCCTCTCATGCAGCCGGATCTGTTCTCCATCACGACTCTGCGCAGCGGGCTCTCGGTGCTCGGCGCCCAGTACGCCGTGACCGCCGGGCTGTTCTTCATGGTCCCGGTGTACCTGCAGATGACGCTCGGATACGACGCGCTCGAGACGGGCCTCAAGATCTTCCCGCTCTCGGTCTCGCTGATCCTCTTCTCGATCGTCGGCACCGCCCTGTCGCGGCGGTGGTCGCCTCGCCGCATCGTCAGAGTCGGGCAGTCGACCCTCGTGCTCAGCGCCGTGCTGCTGCTCGGTGCGGTGACCGAGGATCTTCGCGGCGTTCTGTTCGCGGCCGGCATGTTCCTCGCCGGCAGCGCCCTGGGGCTCCTCGCCTCGCAGCTCGGCAATGTCAACATGTCGAGCGTCAGTGAGAAGGACACGAGCGAGGTCGGCGGGCTGCAGGGCGTCTTCCAGAATCTGGGCTCATCGCTCGGAACCGCGCTTATCGGATCGCTCCTGATCGGAGCGCTGTCGACCTCGTTCGCGTCGGGGGTCGCCGTGAGCGATCTTCCGAGCGACGTGCGCGAGACCGTGAGCGCTGCGACGGACCGCGGCGTCACGGTGGTGCCCGCGGCGGATGTCGCCGGGATCGGCGAGGCGGCCGGCCTCAGCGACGACGACTCGAGCGAACTCGCCGACATCTACCGCGAATCCCAGCTCTCGTCACTCCGTGTGTCCTTCGTCGGGCTGATCCTGATAAGCCTGCTGTCGATCCTGTTCTCCCGGGGTATCCCGGCAGGGTTGCCGATCCGGCGCAAAGACGGCGCCGAGGTGACGGAGGAGGCCTGA